In Acidisarcina polymorpha, the DNA window CCCTCATGTCGGGTCGCTTGGACGACTTTCAGAATAAGCTTCCGAAACTTAGAGCTTGGGAGGAAACCAACAGCGATACGTGGCGAGCAAATCACAACGCCCGGTCGCTTCGGGAACTGATGGCTGAGTTCCACAGTGCTCGATCGACGCTTGTAGGCGTTTCGACTCCCTCGACAATTCCTTGATCGAGGAGGCCGCGTATCATCCTCGCCTTAAGCGTCCGATGCAGACTATCGATTTGTCTACTTTATTGCGGAGCACGACGATTACCACCTCGCGAAGATATCGGCGATTAAGAGACACGCGGCGGGCTTGCGGCCGACGGCTAAGACGCTCTCATCCGCGCTGGCAGACATCCTTGCAGGTGTACCCCTCGGTTGGTGCTGGACTTGCGACAGTTGGGTGACTGTATCTAGCCCGTCGCTTAGCACAACCAACGTCCGGCTCATCGGCAACCTGCACTTATAGACGGGCTATGCCGCGTCGGCATCGAAGCCCATGCTGCCCCGCTACAAGACAACGAGTTCTCTGAACGCACTATGTCCGAAGCAGAGGACGATATGGAAGGTTTGTTATGAGTAATACTATGCGGGGTGGCGATATTGTAGCTCGGTCCCTCGAACTGCTCGGATGCAAGAGGATTTTCACCCTATCCGGCAACCACATCATGTCGCTCTTCGACGCAACGCTGGAGACCAAGATCGAGTTGGTCCACGTACGGCACGAAGCCGCGGCAGTGCACATGGCGGATGGCTGGGGACGCCTCACCGGCGAACCCGGTGTCGCAATGGTCACGGGCGGTCCAGGGCATGTGAATGCTATTGGTGCCCTCTTTGCCGCGTTGGCCGCGGAGTCGCCGATGGTGCTGTTGTCGGGACATGCTGCAACGTGGGAGTTGGGACGTGGCGGGTTCCAGGAGCTCAGACAGGCCGAAATCGCTGCGCCGGTACCCAAGGCCTCATGGATCGCGCAATCGGCCTCCAGCTTAGGCCAAGATATCGGCAACGCGATGCGTATTGCCAGACAAAGGGAGGCCGGGACCTGTCCACGTCAGCCTTCCCTCAGATCTTCTGGACGAGATCGTCGATGTCGCTTCGATTGTCTGGCCCAATGGGGATAGCGGATCAGTCACACCGGACGTTGCGCCGAATATCGCGGACGACGTACTCGCGGCGATTGCGTCCGCTTCCAGGCCAGTCATCTTCGCTCCGCCTGAGCTTTCTAATGTCAGCGGACGCACGCTTCTCAGGCGGTTAGAGGAGGTCTCGAAGGCGCCCGCAGTGTTACTGGAAAGTCCACGAGGCATCGCCGATGCTACTCTCGGCGCATTCCCGGATCTGCTCAAAAGGTTCGATCTTGTTGTACTCCTTGGGAAAGCTCTTGACTTCACAACGCATTGGGTTGCCACCCCAGATTTCGCCCAGGATGTAAGAGTCATCGCGATCGATCCTGAGGTGACGATGTTAGAACGTGCGGCAAAGGAGCTAGGCGACCGGCTTCTTCTCGGCAGAGTAGCGAACACGAGGGAAGCGGCGGCGACACTTATTGCACGGGCAGTTTGTCGCCGCGGTGACGATTGGCTCGAAGAGGTACGAGCAGCGCTCAGCAGGCGACCAGCTATAGGTGGGGTTCGGTTCGCTCATCAACAGCCGGTCGGCTTCATCCGGCGGAGCTTTTACGCACTCTGCGTCCTTACGTCGAACGGGATAACGACACAGTCTTTATCTGCGACGGGGGTGAAGTAGGTCAATGGGCCCAAAGCATGTTGCCGGCGCGGCGCCGAATGGTCAACGGCGTTTCAGGAGCGATTGGAAGTTCACTCTCCCTCGCGCTTGCCGCTAGATATGCAGAGCCCAAGGCACCGGTCTTCGCGGTGCTAGGCGATGGGACGATCGGCTTCCATCTGTCGGAATTCGAAACGGCTGTGCGGTACAATCTTCCCTTTGTTGCCGTCGTTGGCAACGATGCGTGTTGGAACGCCGAGAGCCAGATCCAACGGCGGACGTATGGTCAGGACCGAATGCATGGCTGTGAATTAACGCCTGCACGCTATGATCTCGTCGTATCGGCGCTCGGCGGGCACGGCGAATTGGTGACTGAAGTGAATGACCTTGCAGGGGCGATCGAGCGATCGCTGGCCAGCGGTAAACCATCCTGTGTCAACGTCATGATTGAGAGCATCGCTGCGCCTGTGGTCCGATCAAACACCGAATCGCTGCGAGAGACGAGAAAATGATCTCGAGTCGCGAGGTACTCATGCGGAAGCAGCGGATGAACACCTCGCCCGCCGCCTGGCGTGTCCGTTCCGCAATAGCTCTCTGGAACGCTGTCTCTATAGAGGAGGCAGTCCGAGGCTCAGAGCTCCGAAGCCAAACTGTCGATCCCGCACAACTCAAATACCTATAACCTCTCGGCTGGGAGCACATCAGCCTCACCAGAGACCACTAACAGAAGAGAAAGAGGCCGGTACCGGGCAGATCAGGTCGCTGAGGACTGCAAACCCTCCTTAGCGTGAGAAATCGCGACCCCATTCGGAAGGCCCCATTAGACGGCTTATCAATACAAGGAATCGTGCCTATGGAGGTCCCGTTAGGAAACGGACGATAAAGCTGTCTAATGCTTACCAAGAATGGTACCGAAAGCCGATGTGAGCGCGTCCTCTACCGTTAAACCACTGCATGTTACAAACCGACAAGCGACATGTCCGTCTGGACGGACAAGAAGGCATCCATCTTCGTCGATCTCACGCCGACTCGTCCATTCCAGGTACAGGTCTGTCACATCGCAGCCAGGACCGATGACGATTGTGTTCAATACAATGTCCCATCTTGCGCTAGCCGCGTCTGCGGCTTTCAACCATGATTCGCCGCCAATTCCGGTAATAATGGTAAAGCTTCCTTTTCCTACCAGGTCGAGTGTGGAAACATTTTGTCCGTGACGTTGTACCCACGCGTGGGGGAGGTAGGCACCGGGTCGCGTGGAAGGATTATAAAAAAGTTCAGCGTCCGGCATGGATGCAGGTATCGGAGTTCCATCCGGTATTATCGCGCTAGAGACATACATGCGATTCAGTTCGACGCCGCGACCTCTGAACTCGTATTTAATAGCGGCGATACTCTTATTAAGAGCGGCCCGGTGGGCTTTACCATCCTGCGTGTCGCTACTGAGGATGGTAGACCATTCTGGGCCGGTGGGACCGGCGTTGGTGCCGAGCACCCCTATACCTTCCAGAAGGGGTCCATAGCCTTCCATGCTCTTGAGAGCTCGCTTCGCAACTTGCCGGCCCACGGGCACACGTTCGTCATCGTAGGTTGCAAGAAGGTCTGGTCCAGCCTTACCCCTTAACACGAGATGCAATTTCCAGGAAAGATTGTAGGCGTCTTGTATCCCGGTGTTTGATCCAAGTCCGCTGGCCGGAACGTGACGATGGACCGCATCACCGATGCAAAACACCCGCCCGCGATGGTAGCTGGTGGCATAAAGCGTGTTCATCCTCCAAGGGTCAGTCCCGAGGAGTGTAACGGGCAGATTAGGGACTCCGAGATAGTTGCGAATCGCGCCGATGTTTTCTTGAGAGCTGGATGCCGGTGGCTCCTGGCCTACCGCTAGGCCTTGAATCAGGATCCATTCGGTCCAAGGCTTTGTACACCTGAGAATTGCAAGGCCAGGTCCTTCAGGATCATCTGGCGTACGGATCAAAAAGTAAAGCATCCCAGGACGATATTCCACATAGGAAGAGAGGTCTGCTCTAAACAGCAAGTTGATGCTTCCGCCAATCTCGCCAGGCCCTTCGAACGGTAGCTCTAACTGGCTTGCGACGAGGCTTTTCCCGCCGTCTGCTCCAATCATGAAGCGTGCCTTTACGACCAGATGCTCGCCACTGATGCGGTCTAGCACCGTCGCAATCACCCCGTCATCGTTCTGTTCAAAGGAGAGCAACTCCGTCGAGAAGCGGACCAGCGCGCCCATCTTCGTCGCAGCATCAAGGAGCAAGGGCTCCAGTTGATCCTGCGCTAAATCGGCAATGATACAAGGGCTGACACTATCATCTGCGTACGAGGTGCCGAGTTCACGCACACGGGCAAACTCTTCTCCGACGAGGGAACGCATGAATAAGATGTCTGGCATCTTGGAATAGGGAGTTGCTATTTGTAGTGCCCGAGACTCAAGCCCATGGTCTCGCAGAATTTCGAATGTCCGTTGATTCGTGAAATGTGCGCGGGGCGTCGGAGAGAGCGATTTATGCTTCGTGATTGCGAGCACTTTGACACCCAATTGCGAGAGGGACAGTGCTGCAGTAAGACCTGATGGACCACAGCCAATAACAAGAACTTCTGTTTCAATCATCTGACCGTTTCTACCTCAAAAGCGCGTTTCAATGCATATCCGCTATGACTTAGAGCCCGTGGTCCGAAATGCTCGCCCCGATTAGGCCGTGCCGTCTTCGGTGAGCCTTTGGATAAAGTCCACCATATGTGCGTGGGCATCCTCCCAGCGATCAGCAGCCGCGCTAAGTGTGCAATCGTCGTACACGACGAGTTCAACCACTCCGGGCGGAAAAGCAGCAGCAGTCGCTTCAAATGGACATGACTACACCAGCTCCGTCATCAAGTGCTCCAGTACCGAGATCCCTGAGTCGAAATAACCGAAGACAATGACCACCTGTTGGGATGAGTGGAGCCCCTCCAGTCGGCGATCACATTATAGCTTTCGACCTTGGGGTTGAGTTGAGGTGTGAGGACAAGACGCATCTTAGTCTCACCTTGCTTTGCGAGATCGGCCATCAGGTCAGCATCTTCAGCGGCAACCGACGCGGTTGGTACTTTAGGTGATTATGGGGAAGGCGGTAGTCCGCGCCGCCGATGGAACGGACCAAGACAGCTACAACTCCAGCAGTAGCCAGGGCAGGGGCGGCCTTCCGCAGAAGCGCAATCGGAAGGCCAGCATCCAGTGCTAGATTCTGCGCTGCCATAGCTTTGTCAAAGCTTCGATTTAGTAGCACGATCTTACCTTTGAAGCTGTCGGGTGGCAGTTGACGCAATTCGTCGAAGGAGGATACGACGATGACAGAGGCGACAATCCCAGTCGGTGGCGTTGGCACCGTGCCACCGAACGCCGTTAGCACAATCTTCTGCTCGGTATGCGGTGTCATACCCTTCCACTGGATGAGAGCGCCCGTTTCAACCCCGCGGACCAATGCGGCACCATTGTCTTTTCGAGAGTCACGGTGGCCCCAAGAGCGCGCATTTGATCGGCAACATACTGCACCGCCTGCACGGCCTGTGGAGATCCGCTCAAACGCGGGCCAATACTGTTTGTGAGATGTTTCAACTGATCGATCGCATAATCATCAGTCAAAGCCGCATCGCGCAGCCGTGTCATAGTCACATACTGCTCCGCCGTCCAGGCACTTGTGTCGGGCTCGGCAATCGGTAGAGGGCCGGAGAGGGAACCAAGCCGACTGTTGACAGGTGTGTTCTGGGCCCATGCAGGTATCACGAGTGCGATGGATGCGAGTATCAAAGTGCAGATGCTATTGCAGATCATACTTCTCTTTTCCCTTACCTTCAGGTGTATGGCACGCATGATAAGGTCCCTCATCATGCGTGAAGCTGAACGCCAGGTAGAGCAACAGACCGAAATGCCCGCAAAGCGGAACATAAATGATCCAAGGCGCCAGATAGTGCAATAGTTATATTCCGTTCTTGTTCGACCTAAGCATCAGTGCGAAAGACAGATTGATGTATAGGAGTCGTATTAAATCGTCAATGGAACGTTTATGTTCACTTGGAGGACTTAATGGCTAAACCTCTTGAACGTACAATTCCCGTAAACATCGGGTTACCTATGTACGGTAAGTCTTCTAGTGTTTGTGCGGAGCGGGCAGTGTCAGTGCGAGTTGCGGGTCGCCCCAGAGGCCAAAGTTGAGCTGAAAGTACGGTACTACAGACTGGGCCAGTACCTCCCTGATATCGCTCATCTGGCCTCGTGCCACCGCTGTGTTCACGTGGTAGTACTTCGCATAAAACGTCTGATCGTTCACGATATTCTTTTCCACATCATGCGCAAGAACCAGGTTTGCATCGCTGTCCTTATCCACCCCATATCCGTCGACAGCGACATGTGCGCGGTTCTGCATGATGCCGGCTACCGCTTCATTGATAATAGAGCCCATACCCGGCGTCAGATGATGCCGCTCAATATCTGCATTTACTGTCTTTGACAGCCCAGAGAGCGCGAAGATGGCGTGCCCACTCTCGTGTGCAAAGATCCCGATGTGTTTCCGCAAGGTCACATCGCTCACCACACCCGTGCCCCCCGTGAGCATCTTCTCGCTCAGGCGAACTTGATGACCATCCCAGAACGATGCGGAATGGTCTTGCGCGCCCCGAAGCATCGTAAAGGTAACCTTGTAAGAGCTGATCGCCTCCGCTTCAGCCGTGCCCAGCCAACTTAGCCGGGCCAGGTAGAGAAATGCGGCCGTCTCATCGGCCACATCCTTAGCATTACCCTGCGCGTTCGGGCGCCCCACGATTCTCAGCATCTCTGAATCGGAGAGTCGAGCCACCACCTGTCCCCGCACCGCGGCCGGCACGCCTGGATCGCACAGCAGCACCGAGTAGATCGCTGTTCGCCCCAAATCAATTGCCCGTCCGGGTACGTCATGAACATTCAGCAATGCCTGCTCTAAACCAGGGTTGCTTGCAACAGATAGACAGCTGGCCAGCCCAGCCTTGGTCAACCCTTGGTCTCCACCGCAAAGTGACCGATCCATTGGGCTTACCGCAAAAAAACGTGCGGCATTTCGCGCCGATGGTTCAGAGCTTTCAGCAAGAGGGGTTAGATCGTCCTGCGTGATTCGATCCTTCTTCTGCTTGTGCACTCGATCGAACTCGGTTAAGAGCACCTGAGCGGCCTCTTTTAAGTTTGTCGTGGTACCGACTGACTGTGCCGTGGGGGTTTGCATCTCAGGCGGGGCGCTGACATTCACACGGTTTGAATCCTGCGCGCGAAGATCATGAATGACCGAAGAAAGCAGGAATAATCCCGCAATAAAAAGTACGCTAGCACGCAAACCATTGTGACAATGGAACCGCAATGCAGACAACCGTGGCACGAACAAATCTACTCTCCTTATTGCTTCTTTCCATAGCATGGGCAACGTCAATCGCGACACTGCGTCGGCCAGCGACGCTAGCACGGCCAGCTGCAAGCTAGTCGTTCAGGCTCTGATCTGTACGCGGGGGAATGCCGCCGACGCTTCATGATCCAGAGATTTCAAGTCTTTCCTGTACTTGCGGCGGATGCGCGGTTTTTGCTTCGGCTAGCCAAGAGAGCAACT includes these proteins:
- a CDS encoding thiamine pyrophosphate-dependent enzyme, which encodes MVNGVSGAIGSSLSLALAARYAEPKAPVFAVLGDGTIGFHLSEFETAVRYNLPFVAVVGNDACWNAESQIQRRTYGQDRMHGCELTPARYDLVVSALGGHGELVTEVNDLAGAIERSLASGKPSCVNVMIESIAAPVVRSNTESLRETRK
- a CDS encoding thiamine pyrophosphate-binding protein, whose amino-acid sequence is MSNTMRGGDIVARSLELLGCKRIFTLSGNHIMSLFDATLETKIELVHVRHEAAAVHMADGWGRLTGEPGVAMVTGGPGHVNAIGALFAALAAESPMVLLSGHAATWELGRGGFQELRQAEIAAPVPKASWIAQSASSLGQDIGNAMRIARQREAGTCPRQPSLRSSGRDRRCRFDCLAQWG
- a CDS encoding FAD-dependent monooxygenase, which codes for MIETEVLVIGCGPSGLTAALSLSQLGVKVLAITKHKSLSPTPRAHFTNQRTFEILRDHGLESRALQIATPYSKMPDILFMRSLVGEEFARVRELGTSYADDSVSPCIIADLAQDQLEPLLLDAATKMGALVRFSTELLSFEQNDDGVIATVLDRISGEHLVVKARFMIGADGGKSLVASQLELPFEGPGEIGGSINLLFRADLSSYVEYRPGMLYFLIRTPDDPEGPGLAILRCTKPWTEWILIQGLAVGQEPPASSSQENIGAIRNYLGVPNLPVTLLGTDPWRMNTLYATSYHRGRVFCIGDAVHRHVPASGLGSNTGIQDAYNLSWKLHLVLRGKAGPDLLATYDDERVPVGRQVAKRALKSMEGYGPLLEGIGVLGTNAGPTGPEWSTILSSDTQDGKAHRAALNKSIAAIKYEFRGRGVELNRMYVSSAIIPDGTPIPASMPDAELFYNPSTRPGAYLPHAWVQRHGQNVSTLDLVGKGSFTIITGIGGESWLKAADAASARWDIVLNTIVIGPGCDVTDLYLEWTSRREIDEDGCLLVRPDGHVACRFVTCSGLTVEDALTSAFGTILGKH